A genome region from Nocardia sp. NBC_00565 includes the following:
- a CDS encoding flavin-containing monooxygenase, with protein sequence MTIIGSGFAGLGMAIKLKEAGYHDITIFEKADDVGGCWRDNTYPGAACDVPSHLYSFSFEPKSNWSRRFAPQSEILEYLRHCARKYDVLPHIRFNTEVVGATFDELSSQWTVELSDGSTHTSTLLIPATGQLNRPAYPRIPGIDTFAGEMFHSARWNHDYDLTGKRVAVVGTGASAIQFVPQIAPRVAELTLFQRAAPHVLPKPDYSYPRLIRAVFNRIPALQRLSRLATYWQLEPRALAFTKFPQLMAPTEYQFRKRLRRQITDQALLEKLTPADPIGCKRILISNDYYDATVRANVEVVTSAITEIRPGGVVTAEGRVHEVDAIILGTGFQATDMLAPMHITGRGGRALRDEWAEGAEAYLGISVAQFPNLFILYGPNTGLGHTSVILMHEAQINYVIQAIAMLAKGDVGALEVRGDVQQRFNEEIQERIQASVWDQGCTSWLKTESGKNPTTWPGFTFSYFARTRRLNLDDYLIEPTANPVVVGAGDPI encoded by the coding sequence GTGACGATCATCGGCTCCGGCTTCGCTGGCCTTGGCATGGCCATCAAGCTCAAAGAGGCCGGCTACCACGACATCACGATTTTCGAGAAGGCCGACGACGTCGGGGGCTGTTGGAGAGACAACACCTACCCCGGTGCCGCCTGCGACGTGCCTTCGCACCTGTACTCGTTCTCGTTCGAGCCGAAATCCAACTGGTCGCGCCGGTTCGCTCCGCAGTCGGAGATACTCGAGTACCTCCGGCACTGCGCCCGCAAATACGATGTACTGCCCCACATCCGCTTCAACACCGAGGTCGTCGGAGCCACCTTCGATGAGCTGTCGAGCCAGTGGACCGTCGAGCTGTCCGATGGTAGTACGCACACGTCGACGCTGCTCATCCCAGCCACCGGTCAACTGAACCGACCGGCTTACCCTCGCATCCCCGGCATCGACACGTTTGCCGGGGAAATGTTTCACTCGGCCAGGTGGAACCACGACTACGATCTGACCGGCAAGCGCGTTGCAGTGGTCGGCACCGGAGCGTCAGCCATTCAGTTCGTGCCGCAGATCGCTCCCCGGGTCGCCGAGCTCACCCTCTTCCAACGCGCCGCCCCGCACGTTCTCCCCAAGCCGGATTACAGCTACCCCCGCTTGATTCGTGCGGTCTTCAATCGCATCCCCGCGCTACAACGACTCTCGCGCTTGGCAACCTACTGGCAACTGGAGCCGCGCGCTCTGGCCTTCACCAAGTTTCCCCAGCTGATGGCGCCAACGGAATACCAGTTCCGTAAGCGCCTTCGCCGCCAGATCACCGATCAGGCGCTGCTGGAAAAGCTCACCCCCGCGGACCCGATCGGCTGCAAGCGCATTCTGATCTCCAACGACTACTACGACGCGACAGTCCGTGCGAACGTGGAGGTGGTCACCTCGGCGATCACCGAGATCCGCCCAGGGGGGGTGGTCACGGCTGAGGGACGGGTCCACGAGGTCGACGCCATCATCCTGGGTACCGGCTTCCAAGCGACAGACATGCTCGCGCCCATGCATATCACCGGCCGCGGTGGCCGCGCACTGCGCGACGAGTGGGCCGAGGGCGCCGAAGCCTATCTCGGCATCTCGGTTGCCCAGTTCCCGAACCTTTTCATTCTCTATGGCCCCAATACGGGTTTGGGGCACACCTCGGTCATCTTGATGCATGAAGCCCAGATCAACTATGTGATACAGGCCATCGCAATGCTCGCAAAAGGCGACGTCGGTGCGCTCGAGGTGCGGGGCGACGTTCAGCAACGCTTCAATGAGGAGATTCAGGAGCGTATCCAGGCGAGTGTCTGGGACCAAGGCTGCACGAGCTGGTTGAAAACCGAATCCGGTAAGAATCCCACGACCTGGCCCGGCTTCACCTTTTCCTACTTCGCCCGCACTCGTCGCTTGAATCTGGACGACTACCTCATCGAGCCCACCGCCAACCCCGTCGTTGTCGGCGCGGGCGATCCAATATGA
- a CDS encoding AraC family transcriptional regulator ligand-binding domain-containing protein — MHRDVPRTPTGTLYLIRQGADHGVSAEVCLRGTGLRAEQLVDPAFEVRADQELAVIANLTAALGNPVGLGLAFRRWKGVSPRAYRSLRLAR, encoded by the coding sequence GTGCATCGGGATGTCCCGCGCACGCCCACGGGCACGCTCTACCTGATCCGCCAAGGTGCTGACCACGGCGTCTCGGCCGAAGTGTGTCTTCGCGGCACAGGGCTACGAGCTGAGCAGCTCGTCGACCCCGCCTTCGAGGTGAGGGCCGACCAGGAGCTGGCGGTCATCGCCAACCTCACCGCGGCACTGGGCAATCCCGTCGGCTTGGGCCTCGCCTTCCGTCGCTGGAAGGGCGTCAGTCCTCGGGCTTACCGGTCACTGCGGCTCGCCCGCTGA
- a CDS encoding alpha/beta fold hydrolase: MVENFAPVNGIDICYETFGDANSQPLLLVHGIHGQMISWNETFCEQLAGRGFYVIRFDNRDSGRSTKLTEPKSPVRVALRLQRPAYLLRDLAADAIGLLDHLNVSAAHVMGMSMGGMIAQTIAIEYPGRVRSLTSIMSTTGNLCAGYPRKPAAVSYVIQRFPADRDANTTRLTKMLCTLSSPGFPLDESALHEFAARSVARGTSPDGALRQAAAVFAASDRTKDLGRLTIPAFVVHGLSDPLIDVSGGRATAAAILGAELFLIPGMGHDLPPQTWVDLVDGFVRTAGRRELSK; the protein is encoded by the coding sequence ATGGTGGAAAATTTTGCCCCGGTAAACGGAATCGATATCTGCTACGAGACATTCGGTGACGCGAACAGCCAGCCGTTGCTGCTCGTACACGGCATCCACGGCCAAATGATCTCGTGGAACGAGACATTCTGCGAACAGCTCGCCGGTCGCGGATTTTATGTCATCAGGTTCGACAACCGTGATAGCGGACGTTCCACGAAGTTGACCGAACCCAAGAGTCCGGTCCGGGTCGCCCTCCGGCTGCAACGGCCCGCCTACCTATTACGAGACCTCGCCGCGGACGCGATCGGGCTCCTAGACCACCTCAACGTCTCGGCGGCGCACGTGATGGGAATGTCTATGGGCGGCATGATCGCCCAAACGATCGCGATCGAATACCCGGGCCGGGTCCGATCGCTCACCTCGATCATGTCGACCACCGGCAACCTGTGCGCAGGCTATCCCCGCAAACCGGCCGCCGTTTCCTATGTCATCCAACGATTCCCCGCCGATCGCGACGCCAATACCACCCGCTTGACGAAGATGCTGTGCACATTGTCCTCACCCGGCTTTCCCCTCGATGAGAGCGCCCTCCACGAGTTCGCCGCCCGCAGCGTCGCCCGCGGCACCAGTCCAGATGGCGCACTTCGACAGGCCGCTGCCGTCTTCGCGGCGTCGGATCGCACCAAAGACCTTGGCCGGTTGACTATCCCGGCATTCGTCGTGCATGGCCTGTCAGATCCATTGATCGATGTGTCAGGCGGACGCGCAACGGCCGCGGCAATCCTAGGCGCTGAGTTGTTCCTGATCCCCGGCATGGGCCACGACCTTCCGCCACAGACATGGGTTGACCTCGTCGACGGGTTCGTGCGAACCGCCGGTCGACGCGAGCTGAGCAAGTGA